The following DNA comes from Cyanobacteriota bacterium.
GGCAACCCGCTTGTCTTTGCTGCTGTGGAGTGGGTGCTGCTGACTTGAATGGGTGTTACAGTCATGGGGGTTAACCTCCAAGATCTGGTCTATGTGGATCAAAGCCACTCGTCATCATCATCCCAGTTATCAGGCTGGAACTTGCTGCGTCTGCGATTAGTGTTGCGGTCACCTGGATAGTCATCCCGCTGACGTTGGTTGTAGCTATTGCTCGCGCTAGGCCGATCAGCACTGGAACGGGTAGAACGATTGCGGTCGTTGTAGCCACCAGAATTAGGGCGCTCAACGCTAGGACGGTCAGTGCGATCGCGGCTGTCGTAGCTACTGGAACTAGAGAAATTGTAGCGGTTGCGGTTGTCATTACTATCTGCACTGAAGCGATCAGGACTGCGGTCATAGCGATCGCGGCTATCGTAAGTGCTGGGATTAGGACGATCGTATAGAGATCGCTCGTAGCGCGTGCGGCTGTCAGCCCATTCGCCTTGATCACGGCGCTCTGGTTGGGTATAGCGGTTGGGTTGATACATACGATCGTAGCCTTCGTAGGGCGATCGTCGGGGTGAGGCATCGTAGTAGTAGTCGTCTTCATCATCGCCACCCATGAACGTGCGCTTGATGGTGTTGAATAGGTTGTCCGCTTCCGCTTCTTCTTTCTGCCGCTGTGCAGCCAAACGACTCAGCTCCAAAAGAGCATCCTGCAAATCTGCCTGGGTGCTATCAATGCCTCGATCGTCGTTTTTCTCTAGGTATTGCCGCAGTTCTTGTATCAGACTTTCGATGCGGCGGCGTTCATCCCGAGCAAAATACATGCCATAGTCGAGAGCTACATCCCGCAGTTCCCGCTCAGCCTTAAAGGTAAGAGCTTCAGCATTGGTACGCTTGGTAACGCGCTCTCGACGCGCTCGGTCTAACTCTGCATACTCCTCAGCATCTTGCAACATGCGGTTAATTTCAGCTTCACTCAAGGTAGAGGCACCCTGAATAACTAGGCTTTGTTCACGCCCTGTCGTTTTGTCTAGAGCAGAGACCTGTAGGATCCCGTTAGCATCAATATCCAGAGATACTAAGATTTGCGGCACACCACGGGGAGCAGGCGGAATGCCTGTAAGCTTGAACTTGCCTAGAGATTTGTTGTCGCTGGCCATCTGGCGTTCCCCTTGCAGAATGTTAATTTCCACAACGGTTTGGTTATTTTCGCTAGTGGAGAAAATGTCCGATCGTCGGACTGGGATCGTGGTGTTACGAGGAATTAGTGTTTTCATCACGCCACCGATCGTTTCAATCCCCAAGGACAAGGGAGTTACATCCAGCAATAGAATATCTTTCACATCGCCAGCCAGACTCCCAGCTTGGATAGCTGCACCCACCGCCACTACTTCATCAGGATTCACATTTTGGTTAGGTTCCTTACCGATCAAGCTATAGACCAATTCCTGCACCATGGGCATTCGTGTGGAACCGCCTACGAGAACCACCTCATCAATGTCACTGGCAGTCATGCCAGCATCAGCTAGTGCCCGCTTAACAGGAGCCTTAAGACGACTGACCAAATCGCTACAGAGACCTTCAAACTGAGAGCGTGTCAACCGAGTTTCTAAATGCTTAGGGCCATCCTCAGTCGCGGTGATAAACGGTAAGTTGATGTCGGTGACGGTCACGCCAGAGAGTTCAATTTTGGCTTTTTCAGCCGCTTCTGTCAGCCGTTGAAGAGATTGGCGATCGCGACGCAAATCGATATCCTCTGCCGCCAAAAACTGCTCTGCTAGCCAATCCACAATCTTGCGATCGAAATCGCTACCTCCTAGCTGCGTATCCCCACTAGTTGCCTTGACCTCAAACACACCATCACTAATATCCAGGATAGAGACATCAAAGGTACCTCCACCTAGATCAAACACCAAAATCGTTTGGTTCTGGCGCTTTTCCAGGCCATAGGCCAAAGAAGCAGCCGTCGGCTCGTTCAAAATGCGCAGCACATCTAACCCAGCAATGCGACCTGCATCACGGGTTGCTTGCCGCTGTGAATCATCAAAATAGGCAGGCACTGTAATGACTGCGCCAGTGATTGGTTGCCCCAGATAACGACTAGCGTCATCCGCTAACTTGCGGAGAATCATAGCTGAAATTTCCTCTGGAGCAAACTCTCGCTCTAGTCGAGGACACTTAACTTTGATATTGCCAGCTTCGTCCCGACGAATAGTGTAAGGAACCCGCTTTGATTCAGTCGTTAGTTCACTGTAGCGCCGACCAATGAAGCGCTTGATGTCGTAAAACGTGTTTTGCGGATTTAGCACCATCTGTCGCCGGGCCATTTGCCCAACTAAGCGCTCACCCTCCTTGCTAAAACCCACTACCGATGGAGTTGTGCGCATCCCCTCAGCATTGGCAATCACAACGGGTTTACCGCCTTCCATAACGGCAACAACAGAGTTTGTGGTGCCTAAATCAATGCCAACTACCTTGCCCATGCGTTGCGATACTCCTTCGGTTTCTGAGAATCAACCTTCAGTGTAAACATTTATGGATATTCTATACCCCCTAACTGATGCAGTGGGACATAACCCATACAAAAGGCTACACGTTAGGAGACCTACCTGTTGTGGCTGTGACTGGCATAGGTTTGCAGCATATGGTACTGTTCAGGCTGCTGAGCCAGAATGCTGAACAGTGTAGGCACCGATTTCACTGACCTTAACCATGAGGCAGCAGGGGTTGAAATGCTACCACTTTAGTGCCATTACTCTAGTTTTGCTCCTGCTGTGGTTACAGTTCTGCCGTCTCTTCAAGCTAACGCTACAGAGCGTAGCAAAAAACCTACAGCTACCATTTGCATCTGACTCTCAGGTGTAGCGTGACTATCACGGAGGCCTAGAGAGGCTCGGCAGGACTGGCCTAAAAATTGATGTGTGAATCCATAAGGTCACTACATAATAGAGTACATTACGTTACTAAATTTAACGAGTTATTGTATTGGAATACTGGGTTGAGAGCACGATCGCACAGCTAACGGCAGCATTTACTGACAGCTACAATCAAGCGATCGATCAAGTTATTGAGCTACTGATTGAGCGGTTTCGTCTAGGTAAAACGTTGCTGCTGTGTGGTAATGGGGGATCAGCAGCCGATGCTCAGCATATTGCCGCGGAGCTAGTGGGGCGCTTTTTAGCCAACCGACAGGGGTTACCAGCCATAGCCCTAGCTACCAACATGGCAACATTAACGGCATGGTCAAACGACCACGAGTTTGCAACTGTGTTTTCTCGGCAAGTTGAATCCCTAGGTAAGCCTGGAGATATGCTTTGGGGAATCTCGACCTCTGGGCGCTCTCAGAACGTGATTTTGGCGTTGCAAACTGCTCAGCGTATGGGGATTACCACGATCGGCATGGCAGGTAACAATGGTGGCTTGCTTCATGACTACGTAGACTATCCCCTGTTTGTGCCTCAAACCCACACACCTCGCGTGCAAGAGATTCACGTGATCACCTACCACCGGATTTGTGAGCAGGTAGAGGCACGCCTGTTTGTGGAGGGCAAGTTCTGACGCAGGTATTTCTCTTAGCGGAGAACCATGCGATAGATTCCTCATGGTCGGTAGTATCATCCTAGCTGCTAGGAAATGATCGGTGATATAGCGTCAGTAATACCTTGGCGTAGGTAGCTGGAGTATGGAAGTCTAGGTATGCTTGCTGCATACGCTGAAGGCGATCAGTCACTGTCGGATCGTGCAGGCGATCAACTATGTACTGTAGAATCCCTGGCTGCTCCCATACAACGGCTAACTCGGAGAGACCATACCGAGCGAGTTCATGGGCCATCCACGTGTTCTGTGTGACGATCGGTAACTTACCCGCGATCACCCCCTCAACAAATACCCCTGAAGTCCTTTCTTGGTAAGCATTACAGTCATAGGGCAGTAGGATGATGTCGCTAGCCATGAGCCAAGCGTTATAGTCTTCACGTGACAGGTTATCGGCAATAGCCTTCACCTTCATGCCATTAGGGATGGAGGCAATGTTGGCACTGGCAGCATGTATTAAGCAAAACTGCTCAGCAACTGATTCTGTTAGGGTCACGAGTCGTTGAATTGTTGCTAAACCCTTCTCTGGCCTTGGTTCCCCCACCCACCAGCAGATGATGTCATGCTTTGGGGTTGTGGCTCCTGGTTGTGCGCCCTCAATGGTGGTGTGAGGAATGGGCATTACTGTCACGGGCATCTGAAAGTAGCCCATTAGGGATTTTGCCTGCAATTCACTATCAGACAGGAGTTGCAGTCGATCAGGTGACAATTGTTGGGCAATAAGCTGATTCAAGAGCTTGTACAGCCGTCGAATCCTCATGCGATGGATATCTCGGCGATAGAGCAGCCAAACAGCCACGTGGTCAGTCGGTATGCGAGCTAAGGCCAGCCACAGGCCTATGAGTTGCGATGGGATGAATCGCTCCAAAAGCACAATCACAGGTCGGCCTTGAACAACAACCCCCCGTAGGTAATT
Coding sequences within:
- the dnaK gene encoding molecular chaperone DnaK produces the protein MGKVVGIDLGTTNSVVAVMEGGKPVVIANAEGMRTTPSVVGFSKEGERLVGQMARRQMVLNPQNTFYDIKRFIGRRYSELTTESKRVPYTIRRDEAGNIKVKCPRLEREFAPEEISAMILRKLADDASRYLGQPITGAVITVPAYFDDSQRQATRDAGRIAGLDVLRILNEPTAASLAYGLEKRQNQTILVFDLGGGTFDVSILDISDGVFEVKATSGDTQLGGSDFDRKIVDWLAEQFLAAEDIDLRRDRQSLQRLTEAAEKAKIELSGVTVTDINLPFITATEDGPKHLETRLTRSQFEGLCSDLVSRLKAPVKRALADAGMTASDIDEVVLVGGSTRMPMVQELVYSLIGKEPNQNVNPDEVVAVGAAIQAGSLAGDVKDILLLDVTPLSLGIETIGGVMKTLIPRNTTIPVRRSDIFSTSENNQTVVEINILQGERQMASDNKSLGKFKLTGIPPAPRGVPQILVSLDIDANGILQVSALDKTTGREQSLVIQGASTLSEAEINRMLQDAEEYAELDRARRERVTKRTNAEALTFKAERELRDVALDYGMYFARDERRRIESLIQELRQYLEKNDDRGIDSTQADLQDALLELSRLAAQRQKEEAEADNLFNTIKRTFMGGDDEDDYYYDASPRRSPYEGYDRMYQPNRYTQPERRDQGEWADSRTRYERSLYDRPNPSTYDSRDRYDRSPDRFSADSNDNRNRYNFSSSSSYDSRDRTDRPSVERPNSGGYNDRNRSTRSSADRPSASNSYNQRQRDDYPGDRNTNRRRSKFQPDNWDDDDEWL
- the gmhA gene encoding D-sedoheptulose 7-phosphate isomerase; this encodes MEYWVESTIAQLTAAFTDSYNQAIDQVIELLIERFRLGKTLLLCGNGGSAADAQHIAAELVGRFLANRQGLPAIALATNMATLTAWSNDHEFATVFSRQVESLGKPGDMLWGISTSGRSQNVILALQTAQRMGITTIGMAGNNGGLLHDYVDYPLFVPQTHTPRVQEIHVITYHRICEQVEARLFVEGKF
- a CDS encoding glycosyltransferase family 1 protein gives rise to the protein MPTATTNQPIFVSLIPNLLGGKGHVYAYHCAVREALMQLGWTHQAAVAPDAILKTLPEGWTPALDGPNLEAIASPVAKALNWWGIYRWSEQVANYLRGVVVQGRPVIVLLERFIPSQLIGLWLALARIPTDHVAVWLLYRRDIHRMRIRRLYKLLNQLIAQQLSPDRLQLLSDSELQAKSLMGYFQMPVTVMPIPHTTIEGAQPGATTPKHDIICWWVGEPRPEKGLATIQRLVTLTESVAEQFCLIHAASANIASIPNGMKVKAIADNLSREDYNAWLMASDIILLPYDCNAYQERTSGVFVEGVIAGKLPIVTQNTWMAHELARYGLSELAVVWEQPGILQYIVDRLHDPTVTDRLQRMQQAYLDFHTPATYAKVLLTLYHRSFPSS